ATGTTTCTTTCTTTGTAAGAATATTGACTTTCGACTCTAAGGGTATGTAACTGTAAAACCAGCAGGACGCTATCTGTAATTTTGCAACCCCATGCCCACATGATAATTGTCAATAAGCCGTCAATTGTAATTTTCAGCTAGGAAAACTTTTTAAACCTATATCAATTCGAATATCTAAAATGCCCAAAGGAGAAATGGGCATTGCCACAGCTTTGGGGGTGGGGGTGCACTTCGAGTGTTTATTTTGAGGAACCACCCCATGAGTACATCCCTCCTCATGTTTGTACTAATTATTAGTTTGCAAGGGATAAGGTGGTGGCAGATGAACTTATTCAACTCCATAAACCAAACAAGAAAGTGAGAGTGAGAATATGATGGACCAAACCATTCCTCAAAGCAAACACCCACCCACCTAGTGATACAACAAAATACATTTTCAAAGCATAACTCGAAATATGCCCCAAAAATACTATGCATAACCAATCACTTCACAGAGAAACAGAAAGAACATAAATCAGAAGTTCCATACATGGCCTCGTTTAATACAGTCAGCACCCTTTTCTGAAGGGCCAATACTTCTCCTGCTGCCTTTTTCCCAGCCTCAACACCTGTAAATCACATAGCCCACACATAAATGCATACAACAAATAGCTTAATTATAGAGCTACATTACTTTGTCATGAGAAGCATACCAGGCTGATGATAGGCATTGATATTTACCAAAGAAGCATAAATCCCCACAGCACGTTCATAAAGTGCAACCAGTGCTCCAACAGCTCTAGGAGTTACCTCTTGCACAGTAACAGAGATAGACTCCCGGTCATTTGCATAAAGAGCAGAACGGGTTCCCTGCAAAATATTGTAAACTTCTGTTATCTCTGCAGCAGACAAATCAACATAATTTTCTCTCTTTAAAGTTCAAGGTTGACCTGCAACATCCCAAACAAATAGTCACCACATGTGACTCCAGGTTCAAGCTCCCAATCATGACCAGGAGGCCTGTCACGCAAGACCTCAATAAAAGTAACAAAGAAGTTGTGTACACCTTCTCTCAGCTGCTGAATGTAACTGTGATCAGAAATAATTCATTAGACTCTGCAATTTAACTACAATAAGTACTGCAGAAAAATTAGCACACACTTACGCGTGCTGGTCAGTGCTTCCTTTGTTCCCATATACGGTTAGCCCTTGATTGACCTGACATTGGAAATTTCTATGTTAAACAAAgaaaagtgatgaatatcaaaTCTGAAACCTAGTAGTTCAAAAACATCAGGTACAGTAAACTGACTAGAATATGATAGGCTTTTTACCTGGTTGCCGTCcaggtcaaattctttcccaagaGATTCCATGACAAGTTGTTGCAAATATCTACTCAAAAGTAACAAACTATCCTTGTAAGGAAGTACAACCATATCCTGAAAGAGAggaaaaaataacaaaacaataaGGAAAGTAAGAACATCATTCATCACTCAAAGATGCTGCAATCAACAATGCTGGAAACCTTTTTGCCTATCCCTTCTGTTGCCCAATACCAACATAATGCAAGCAATGCTGCTGGATTTTCTTTAACCTGTTAAAAAGATAAACATGTTTGACATGACACATTTTCAATAGATAATCATACCATCATTGTATGTTGTCCGTGTTCTTAATAATGCCATACCACAGTGTTCCGGGTTTCCTCATCCATTAAAGCTGCACCAGCTAGTATTTCCTTGATATCAATACCCTGAAAACAACCCCTTAGGAATTAATTTGAAAGCGTGTGAATGAAATCAACATACAGGAAAAATGGGAAAGCACTGGCCTGCAATGCAGCTGGAAGTAAACCCACAGCTGACATTTCTGAAGTCCTACCACCAACCCAGTCAAACATAGGAAACCGAGCTAACCATCCCTCTATTCTGGCAGTGTTATCCAACAGAGAATTTTCTTGAGTAATTGCAACACCCTGCAAAGCAGACCGTGCTCTCAGATAACGAATTGCTCAGTCATATATCAAGGACGTGGAAACAGTGCATGAACCAAGTAACAGAAACTGATTGCCCTTGAACCAGTTGTGACAGAATTATACAAAACCAACAAGAACCAAAGGTCAAAACCTGTTTCGAGAATTGCAGCCCCGCATCTCTGAAGGCTTTCTGTACTTCCAGTAGACCATTGCGGGTTTCAGGTGTGCCTCCGCTCTATGCAAAATTGAACAATAAGTTCATGGTGCAGCTGGGAGAATATCGACAAAATAAGCGAGTTTGGGATCCTTATGTACCTTAGAAATGACAATTACAAGAGTAGTTGCCAGTTCAGGTCCTAGTTGAGCAATTTGATGATCAATCCCAGCAGGATCGGTGTTGTCAATAAATCTTATCTAGAAATCAAGCATAATAAGAGTTTAGGGTTATATCTTGCAACTGACAAGACATCTTAGATACAAACGAGAGACAAATGCAATTTTCGTGCATTGCTCGGATTTTGACTTAGGGGCATATACCTTCAGTGGAGGGTTATCAGGTGCAAGTGCCTCAGCAACAAATTGAGGGCCCAAAGCTGACCCTCCAATTCCTATAGAGAGAATTGAAGTGAAACGACCAGATGGGGATTGAATCTGCATTTACACGAAATACCGTGTTATAAGACATCAGCATAAAAAGAAATGTACCAAAAGACTGAATAAGATACATAGCAACTATCTGTTGCCATGCACTTATCATGCCTGTTAGAGTACTTGCCCCTAAATGATGTACTCCTATATAAACAGGCCATAAGGCTCAAGCAATACATCGACAACATTGAATCGATTCTAGTTTCCTACAATTCCAAATCTTCAGTATAATGTTGGAAGATTATACACAGGTCTGCTCTAAGCTCTCTCATGATGGCATATCCCAACATTTTGTAACACGGGGCTTGAGGACAACATAGATCAAAAACAAAGAGACACTTGCAATCAACTTCTTTCGAAATCTCGTCCCCAAAATTGTTCCAGGTGCTTTGATTCAGTCATAAGCATATAAGGTATACATGTAAAACTGGCACCCTTTCCCTGATGACAGACTAGACACTCCCTCCAGTCGCCAAATCAACCCGAAAATGAGTTTTTCTAATGGATGGGAGCTAAAAATGGTAGTGGCACAGAATACCAAGCATGCTATGCAATTCAAACTCTGCAGCAGGAGCAATCGcaagcatgtaataagcaaatagaattggaaaatgttgcaGCGACCTTGCCAGAGACGACATCTTGGGAGAAGGCGAGGATACTGTCGAGCGCCGTCTCGATCTTGTTGCGGAGGAAGGAGTTGGGCGCGAGGGCCGGGTCGCGGAGCCAGTAGTGGCCGA
Above is a genomic segment from Miscanthus floridulus cultivar M001 chromosome 3, ASM1932011v1, whole genome shotgun sequence containing:
- the LOC136542032 gene encoding glucose-6-phosphate isomerase 1, chloroplastic-like — its product is MASISGAAAPPSSAVCRLRLRRHLLLRPSHLRLLRAPHSIADLSRSSSSSSNSAPTPAQPLGGGSSPENGSGVRAVEKDPIKLWERYVEWLYQHKELGLFVDVSRMGFTDDFLQQMEPRMQRAFAAMRELEKGAIANPDEGRMVGHYWLRDPALAPNSFLRNKIETALDSILAFSQDVVSGKIQSPSGRFTSILSIGIGGSALGPQFVAEALAPDNPPLKIRFIDNTDPAGIDHQIAQLGPELATTLVIVISKSGGTPETRNGLLEVQKAFRDAGLQFSKQGVAITQENSLLDNTARIEGWLARFPMFDWVGGRTSEMSAVGLLPAALQGIDIKEILAGAALMDEETRNTVVKENPAALLALCWYWATEGIGKKDMVVLPYKDSLLLLSRYLQQLVMESLGKEFDLDGNQVNQGLTVYGNKGSTDQHAYIQQLREGVHNFFVTFIEVLRDRPPGHDWELEPGVTCGDYLFGMLQGTRSALYANDRESISVTVQEVTPRAVGALVALYERAVGIYASLVNINAYHQPGVEAGKKAAGEVLALQKRVLTVLNEAICQNPGEPLSIDEIADRCHCPEDIEMIYKIIQHMAANDRSLIAEGSCGSPRSVKVYLGECNVDEDMQAA